In Symmachiella dynata, the following are encoded in one genomic region:
- a CDS encoding glycosyltransferase has translation MTTVAQKLLLIARDFPPDFSPGVPRIERFARNLPESGWQPLILAMEQEAADSQAATKLDDPSLNSIIVERCRMKKWYRSQPAAATTNKTQTTASAPPEGKQPAQSETPARPSRLRPLRQWCVNLKDLLIITPDKAIGWVSPAVATGKRMIREHNPQAIMTSGPPHSIHLIGRRLKLATGLPWVADFRDPWARRPWGHKKQNPWGQNLYPWFERRCVETADRVILNTEAMADDFRRFYPQWESKFLAIPNGCDGHLVERIEQLLGEIPARSAAEPLTLTHAGSLYRERDPRPLIEAIALLNQRGIAIRFEQIGNCSGDFNIPTFLRDHDCGEYVSLTPPVPRDEALRRMAAADLLLLIQPGTDLQIPGKLFEMLPFRKPILAVAHAGATADVINQYQLGAVATDHTPQAMATVLENLIQHRQRSDADLRWDKAIHDFDGRTLTAELAATLNAVTSGSNESTTTADVETPPQVTMTS, from the coding sequence GTGACGACGGTTGCCCAAAAATTATTGTTGATCGCACGCGATTTCCCACCGGATTTCTCGCCTGGCGTTCCGCGGATTGAACGCTTCGCTCGAAATCTGCCGGAGTCCGGATGGCAACCCTTGATACTCGCGATGGAACAAGAGGCTGCCGATTCACAAGCAGCGACGAAGCTTGATGATCCATCACTGAACTCGATCATCGTCGAACGTTGCCGGATGAAGAAGTGGTATCGCTCCCAACCTGCTGCTGCAACGACGAATAAAACTCAAACAACCGCAAGCGCACCCCCTGAGGGAAAACAACCTGCGCAATCTGAAACGCCGGCCCGGCCGTCTCGGTTGCGGCCGCTGCGGCAGTGGTGCGTCAACCTCAAGGATCTGCTGATCATCACACCCGACAAGGCCATCGGTTGGGTGTCCCCAGCGGTCGCCACTGGGAAACGGATGATTCGCGAACACAATCCGCAAGCGATCATGACATCGGGGCCGCCACACAGTATTCACCTCATTGGCCGACGGTTGAAACTCGCGACCGGTTTACCCTGGGTCGCCGATTTTCGAGATCCCTGGGCACGGCGGCCTTGGGGGCATAAAAAACAAAATCCGTGGGGACAAAATTTGTACCCTTGGTTCGAGCGCCGCTGCGTCGAGACGGCGGATCGAGTCATCCTGAATACCGAAGCGATGGCCGACGACTTCCGTCGATTTTATCCGCAATGGGAATCAAAATTTCTCGCCATCCCCAACGGCTGTGATGGCCATTTGGTAGAGCGAATCGAACAGCTCCTCGGTGAAATTCCCGCCCGCAGCGCTGCAGAGCCATTAACACTAACGCACGCCGGATCCTTGTATCGTGAGCGCGATCCACGCCCACTGATCGAAGCCATTGCACTACTCAACCAACGCGGCATTGCCATTCGTTTTGAACAGATCGGAAATTGCAGCGGCGATTTCAATATTCCCACGTTTTTGCGGGATCATGATTGCGGCGAGTACGTCTCACTCACTCCGCCCGTCCCGCGCGATGAAGCATTGCGCCGCATGGCGGCAGCCGATTTGCTGTTGTTAATTCAACCCGGCACGGACCTGCAAATCCCGGGAAAACTCTTCGAGATGCTGCCGTTTCGCAAACCAATCCTGGCCGTGGCACATGCGGGTGCGACGGCCGATGTGATCAACCAGTATCAATTGGGAGCGGTGGCGACCGACCACACACCTCAAGCGATGGCTACGGTCCTGGAGAACCTGATTCAGCATCGACAGCGGTCCGACGCCGACTTACGCTGGGACAAGGCCATTCATGATTTTGACGGTCGAACATTAACAGCCGAACTGGCCGCCACATTAAACGCGGTTACTTCTGGCAGCAACGAATCTACGACCACAGCGGACGTCGAAACCCCACCGCAAGTCACGATGACATCCTGA
- a CDS encoding XrtA system polysaccharide deacetylase has translation MLNAFTVDVEDYFQVGAFADRIPTSSWDDFEGRVVPNTRSVLDLLEKHQVRGTFFILGWTAQHYPELVRDIQRGGHEIGSHSHWHQLIYEMTPEEFADDLKLSCRIIEDITSEPVKMFRAPSFSVTGQSLWALDILAENGIEFDSSIFPVHHDRYGIPDAEPFPYRIENEQGGLWEFPPSVYRVANRMNLPVAGGGYFRLYPARLTIECIHRINRSGQPFMFYIHPWEVDPEQPRLPCGWRSRFRHYQNLGSTHRKLDRLLGEVSFGTMTDALQPSLEQSACTASSTKISAGS, from the coding sequence ATGTTGAACGCCTTTACTGTCGATGTTGAAGATTATTTTCAAGTCGGCGCGTTCGCAGATCGAATTCCCACATCGAGCTGGGATGATTTCGAAGGACGCGTTGTCCCCAACACGCGGTCTGTGTTGGACCTGCTTGAAAAACATCAGGTGCGCGGCACCTTTTTTATCCTGGGTTGGACGGCGCAGCACTATCCTGAATTGGTTCGCGACATCCAGCGCGGCGGGCATGAAATCGGTAGCCATAGTCATTGGCATCAGCTGATCTACGAAATGACACCGGAAGAGTTCGCCGACGATCTGAAATTAAGTTGCCGCATCATAGAAGACATCACCAGTGAACCGGTGAAGATGTTTCGTGCTCCCAGTTTTTCAGTCACCGGGCAATCGTTGTGGGCACTGGACATTTTGGCGGAAAACGGTATTGAGTTTGATTCGAGCATTTTTCCCGTGCACCATGACCGGTATGGAATTCCCGACGCAGAACCATTCCCGTATCGCATCGAGAATGAGCAGGGCGGACTGTGGGAGTTTCCCCCTTCGGTCTATCGCGTGGCCAATCGGATGAATCTTCCGGTTGCCGGCGGCGGGTATTTTCGACTCTATCCGGCGCGGCTGACCATCGAATGCATCCACCGCATCAATCGCAGCGGGCAGCCGTTTATGTTTTACATTCATCCGTGGGAAGTCGATCCCGAACAACCGCGGCTACCGTGCGGCTGGCGTTCGCGGTTTCGGCACTATCAAAACCTCGGTTCCACCCATCGGAAGTTGGATCGTTTGTTGGGCGAAGTTTCCTTTGGAACAATGACGGACGCTTTGCAACCCTCGCTCGAACAATCGGCATGCACGGCGTCCTCCACAAAAATATCAGCGGGCTCGTGA
- a CDS encoding exosortase-associated EpsI family protein, translating into MVRIISLVIALVIIIGTGIVHGNYAGRWGAADALILAAKKIDNIPMDFGDWKGRDRKIDPEDTKRAQAERIFAREYVNEKTRMAMSVLIVCGRPGTVSVHTPDICFQGQGRIMMSAVPETVTVDLGEESGKPLVEEFQTADFHRPDAANREQQRVYWTWSTDGTWVAPSNPRVEFIWNNTLYKLYIVRSVSPLEELKEGELDPSLQFAEQLIPVLNKALFDLPSGETKAAPVAAK; encoded by the coding sequence ATGGTACGCATAATTTCACTGGTCATCGCCTTGGTCATTATCATTGGAACCGGCATAGTTCACGGTAACTATGCAGGCCGCTGGGGCGCGGCGGACGCATTGATTCTGGCGGCCAAAAAAATCGATAATATCCCGATGGATTTCGGAGATTGGAAGGGACGCGATCGCAAGATCGATCCCGAGGATACGAAGCGGGCACAGGCTGAGCGGATTTTCGCCCGCGAATATGTCAACGAAAAAACACGTATGGCCATGTCGGTCTTGATCGTCTGCGGTCGTCCTGGAACAGTCAGCGTGCATACCCCCGACATTTGTTTTCAGGGGCAAGGACGTATCATGATGAGCGCTGTCCCCGAGACCGTCACGGTCGATTTGGGTGAAGAGTCCGGCAAGCCGCTCGTCGAAGAATTCCAAACGGCCGACTTTCATCGTCCCGATGCCGCTAACCGTGAGCAACAGCGGGTCTATTGGACCTGGTCGACTGATGGAACTTGGGTCGCACCGAGCAATCCTCGTGTGGAATTCATCTGGAACAACACTTTGTACAAGCTTTACATTGTGCGCAGCGTTTCGCCGCTTGAGGAGTTGAAAGAGGGCGAGCTTGATCCGTCGTTGCAATTCGCCGAACAGTTGATTCCGGTGCTGAACAAAGCACTGTTTGATTTACCGTCGGGAGAAACCAAAGCAGCACCCGTGGCTGCCAAATAA